In Pirellula sp. SH-Sr6A, the DNA window TTAGTTCACGGATTTTCGCATTAAATCCTGTGGAAGGAAAAATCTCCGACATTCCACTTTCGCGTTCCTGTTCGGCGCTCCGTTGGACACCCGGCTACGTCGACTCAGGAAATCTGAAGCCCCGACTCCTGAATCTAGCCAGAAAGCGTATGATTGGGCCTCGCTGGGTGAACCTTAGGTCTCCCTTTGTCATTTTCCAGTCCAGACAAGTCGAAAGTCCAACAAAGCGGAATGAGTGCTCTTCAAAATCTATCAGTCGTTGTTACGGGCGGGGCGAGCGGGATCGGTTACGCCCTCGCTACGGCGTTCGCTGCGCGCGGAGCCAAAGTCGCCATCGGTTCCCGCCGAAACTCTGCCGTCGAGGAAGCGGTCGCTGCGAGTCAAGGAAAGCTGACCGGGAAAGTGCTCGACGTGGTCGACCGTGGGAGCGTGCAGCATTTCTTCGATTGGGTCAAGGAAACTCAAGGAGACGTCGATATTTTGGTCAATGCCGCGGGAATCAACATCAAGGATCGGAGCATGGCCGCCATGACGCCCGAGATGTGGGATCAAGTGATGGCGATCAATGCGACGGGGGCATACAACTGCATCCACTCCGTCCTGCCGTCCATGCGGGAACGCAAGGCCGGGATGCTGATCAATATCTCGAGTGTGGCAGGGAAGCGAGCGATTGCGCTCGGTGGTGTCGCCTATTCGGCCAGCAAGTTTGCCATGACCGCGCTCGGCATATGTTTGGCCAACGAATTAGGAGTGGAAGGGATACGGGTTACCAATGTCTATCCCGGTGAAGTCGATACTCCGATTCTGGAACAACGACCTGTACCGGTGACAGAAGAACATCGTCAAAAGATCTTGAAGCCGGAGGATATTGCTGAGGTTGTGGTCGGATTGGCAGAGATGCCGAGCCGCGTCCATGTACCAGAAATCGTTATTAAGCCGATTCATCAGCAGTACTACTAAGACGCGAACGGCGCACCAAGCGAGACGAAAGATGGATTGGAATATTCACAACATCCCTGCAGATCAACCGACCCCATCGGTGATTGTGTCGACGGAGTTAGCGGAAGCGAACATCAAACGGATGCAGGACTACTGCAACGCACATGGCTTGCGACTGCGTCCTCACACAAAGACCCACAAATCTTTGTGGGCAGCACAGCTGCAAATGAAAGCTGGAGCGGTCGGGCTGACGGTTGCAAAGGTTGGTGAGGCCGAGGTCATGTCGCATGTTTGCCGCGACATCTTTATTGCCTACCCAGCGATCGGGGCCCATCGATTAAGCAGATTGATGGAGCTTGCAAAACGCATTTCGGTCTCGGTGGGTATCGACTCGATCGCTGCCGCGTCTGCCCTTCAATCGGCTGCCCAAAATGCGGGGGTCCAAGTGGGGGTTTTGGTCGATATCGATGTCGGCTTTCATCGAACAGGTGTGCAGGACCGAATCAAAACATTGGAACTGTGCACGTTTGTCGCAGCCCAACCCAATCTTGCATTCCGCGGTCTCATGTGCTTCCCGGGCCACATTCTTCCCCATGCCGATTCCCAGACATGGAGCGCATACGAGGCGGCTTTGAAATCCATCGTCGAGGAGTTGGCCCAACGAGGGCTTTCGGTTGAGGCTGTTTCCGGTGGCTCGACCCCCACGGCCATGGAATCGCACAAAAACACCGCCTTGAATGAGATCCGCCCAGGGACTTATGTCTACAACGACCTCAACGAGGTTCGACTGGGTGTTTGTGATTTGGATCAAGTCGCAGCTCGAGTTCTCGCAACAGTCGTCAGCAAACCTGAACCCAACAAGGTGGTCATCGACGCTGGAAGCAAAACTCTTTCGAGCGATCGCAATGCGGCCTTGCCCGATAGCGGATTCGGGTATCTCCCGGACTTTCCAGAGGCCAAGGTCGTGCGGCTTAGCGAAGAACATGGCGAAATCGTGTTTAGCGATGCGGACGTTGCGAGCGGTCGAGTGCCTGAGGTGGGAGATCGCCTATGGTTGATCCCAAACCACATTTGCGTTTGCATCAACCTCCAAAATCAGTTCTTTCTGCATGATGGCCAGACTCTTTCCGTCTTGCCTGTCGATGCACGCGGTTTGCTTGTCTAGGTCTGCGCCCTTTGGAGATCAATCGAAACCGCCATGAGCGCAGCAGTCCCCCATCCCGATCCATCGATGTCCCAATCGAACAAGATCTCGATCCTTGTCCCTGCATACAACGAGGAAAAGACGATCGGCCGAGTGCTGGAACGATTGCTGGAGCTCCCCTTCGCGCAAAAAGAGATCCTCGTCGTCGATGACGGGTCACTGGACAGGACAGCGGACGTGGTGGAGTCCATCGCGGGAAAGCAACCGGAGGTGAAACTCTTTCGACAGACGTCCAATCAAGGGAAGACGGCTGCGATCGCCCGCGCCATCTCGCTGGCCACGGGCGACGTTTTGATCGTGCAAGACGCCGACTTGGAGTACGACCCTCGAGAGATTCCGGATGTCATCGCCCCCATCCTCGAAAACGTGGCCGACGTCGTCTACGGCAGTCGCTTTTTAGTCAAGAAGGCCTCGCGCGTTCTCTACTACTACCATTACATCGCGAACAAGTTCCTAACGTGCTTGAGCAATTTGCTCACCAACCGGAACATGTCCGATATTGAAACTTGCTACAAAGCGTTTCGACGCGAAGTCATTGCCCCGATGAAGCTCACGAGCAAGGGGTTTGGGATGGAGATCGAGATCACGGCGATGGTTTGCAAAACCAAATCGAGGACGTACGAGGTCCCGATTTCCTACTACGGACGAACCTACGAAGAAGGAAAAAAGATTGGCCTCTCCGATGGAATCGCCGCGATTTGGTACATCTTTTATTACAATTTGGTGCACCCGAGAACCAAGGCGGGCAAGAGCTACATCTCGACCGTCAATGCGGCATTGAAGGATGTCCAATCCTAAACCTGTCTTCGCGAGCGGAGCTCATCAGCGGAAACGCTCCTAGCGTCCGCCTTCCAGGGCAAACGATTTACGGAGCAGTTCCAGACTCTTGGGGATCGCTGTCTTTTGATCCTCTTTGCCTTCAAATTCCAGCGAGATCCAGCCTCGGTACTTGGCATCCCGGACCATTTGGCCAATCTTGGAGTAGTCCAGGTCGAGCGTGTACCACTCGCCTCCACCGTAGTAGGTTTTGGCTTGGACTAAGACGGTTTTTGGTAAGAGACGTTGTAGCTTTTGGTAAGGATCTTCAAGGAAATTGCCGGTGTCCAAAGTGACTTGCAGGTACGGGGAGTCGATGGCGTCGACGATTTTCAGAACGCCTTCAGGAGTTAGCCCCAGCCCCCAATGGTTTTCGAGTCCGAGCACCACACCGCATTTCTCGGCGGTAGGGAGGCAACGCTCGAGCGCGTCGATCACCCACGGGAATCCGTCTTCCTCCGTGTATCCCGCGAGAGGGGGCTCGATTCCGCGATTCGCCATGAGTTCGTCAAAGTTCTTGCTCGTCCCCCACCGCCCCGTATTCACTCGCATGGTAGGAATACCCAGCTTGTAACAAAGTTCGATTTGGCCGATGGTGAGCTCGATATTCCATCGACGTACTTCTGCGTCCGGTGACACGAACCCTTGATGGGTCGACATTCCATAAAGAGGCAGACCGTGTACCAGCGAGCGTCGTTTGATCGCTTGCAAGGCACTGTGACTGAGAAGTTCGGTTTGGGAGATTTGATAGAGCAAGATCTCGACGCCATCGAACCCGCAATCTGCTGCAAAGTCGATGCACTTCGTCACATCTTTGAACTCTTCGTTCTTGAATCGCCAAAGAGAGTAGGTGGAGAGACCGATCGGATTCGTGGTTCGAGCACCGTCGGCGGCGGTGGTGATTGCAGCGCCCGTCTCGATACACGAGGCTAGTACCCCTGCTGTCATGGTTGCTGCCAAGCCGGTTTGGAAGGTGCGTCGATCCACGGGTTTGCTTTCTTCGAAAGAGGGGTCAAAAATCAGACTCTTGAAATGTACTCCGCCGTGCAAAATTTGCTACTATGCGAATGACGTTTACCGCAGGATGGGTGAAACAGCGTCACCCGGACCGTTTGCTGCTTCCGTTCTTTTCAGGAGTTCTGTCCATGTCGTTCGATACCAATCCCTATCTCCCCACCGCCCAAGACTACGTTCGCGATATTGGAGAGAGTGTTCCTCTCGCAGATCGGGGGACGCGTTTGGTCGCCGCCATCGTGGACGGGGTGATCATGATAATTGTGGCCGCGCCGGTCATTTTTGGTCTGGGGTACCTGATCGGTTCCGTGATGGGGACAGGAGTGGTTGCTAGTTTTGTCGCCCAAGTCGTCGGCGGCGTTGCCGGGATTGGAATATTCCTCGCGATCAATGGCTACTTTTTGAATTTGAATGGCCAGACAATTGGGAAGAAAATCACCAACATCAAAATCGTGAACGAGGATGGAACGAAGCCTGAGTTCACCCACCTCATACTTTATCGATATGGCGTGACTTGGCTTATCGGGTTGATCCCTTTCATTGGCGGGCTCTATGGCTTGGTGAACGTCCTGGCCATTTTTCGCGAATCGCGCAAGTGTCTGCATGATGACATCGCCAAGACCAAGGTTGTAAAGGCCTAGGCAATAAGGCCTTGAACGACTTGGCCGTGCACATCGGTCAATCGGTAACGTCGACCTTGGAATCGATAGGTGAGTCTTTCGTGATCGATTCCAAGGAGATGCATCACCGTCGCTTGGATATCGTGAATGTGAACAGGATTCTCCGCGATGTTGTATCCAAACTCATCGGTTTGACCGTAGACGGTACCGGGGCGCGTCCCTCCTCCCGCGAACCACATCGAGAAGCATCGAGGGTGATGGTCGCGGCCGAAGTTCTTTTGAATCTTCCCTTGGCAGTAGTTCGTTCTCCCAAACTCTCCCCCCCAGATAACGAGCGTATCCTCGAGCATTCCCAATCGTTCAAGATCCTTGACCAATGCTGCACTAGGCTGATCGGTTTCTTGACATAATTTTGGCAGGCTCCCTGGCAGTCCGCCGTGATGATCCCAATCTTGATGATAGAGTTGGATGAACCGAACATCTCGCTGCGCGAGTCGGCGCGCGAGCAAGCAGTTGGCTGCAAAGCTTCCCGGTTTTTGAACGTCGGGCCCGTACATCTCTAAAACGCTGGCGGGTTCCTTGGATAGATCGGCAACTTCAGGAACGCTCGACTGCATCGCGAAAGCCATTTCGTAGTGCTCCATACGATTCTGGATTTCGACATCGGGTGTTCGCGCCAATTGCTCCTGTTGCAATTCCTTCCAACGGTCGAGCATCATGCGGCGGCTCTCGCGCGAAATTCCATCTGGGTTGCCCAGGTAGAGGACTGGGTCCTTCGCCGCACGCAACAAAACGCCCTGGTGCTTCGTCGGAAGGAACCCGCTCCCCCAAAGATGAGCTCCCAAAGGCTGCCCTGATTTATCCTTTGTCACCAATACAACGAAGGAGGGTAGGTCCGCGTTGATTTGCCCCAGCCCATAGCTAAGCCATGCACCGATGCTGGGGCGTCCTGCAATTTGGGTCCCCGTTTGGAAAAAGGTAACGCCGGGTCCGTGATTGATCGCTTCGGTGAAAGCGGAGCGCAGAACGCAGATCTTATCGGCGATACCGGCCGTATGCGGAAGAAGTTCGCTAAACCAAGCGCCCGATTCACCAGCCTGTTCAAATCGAAAGGGGGAACCAACCAAGGGAATCGACGATTGATTTCCCGACATGCCGGTCAATCGCTGGGAACCTCGTACGGAATCTGGTAGCTGCTCTCCTTCTTTCTCCTTCAAGAGTGGCTTGTAATCGAGAAGATCCAGATGGGAGGGCCCGCCCGACATAAACAAATAGATGACCCTTTTGGCCTTGGGAAGATGATGAAACGCCTTCAACTCCCCTCCCCCTCCCCGAATATCCAAGGATGGGGGTTCATCTCCGACCGCATCCCCCATCATTTGCGACAGTGCCATACCCCCCAGTCCGATGCCCGAGGAAAACAGGAACCGCCGGCGTGCATTCCAGGATTGGATTCGTGCAATTTCCGAGTCGGTCATGTCATGTCTCATGGAAGAGCGAGTATGGAAAGGAAGGTGGATGGGGTGGGTGGTTCGAGAAGGAGCTGTCTTAAGGATAGCCATTTGGAGGGGCGATCTCAAGAATCGAGTCGATCCGTGTATACTGGGGGGCTTGGCTATAGGGTGAGCGATTGCGATCGCTCCCTTCTGTTCGATCGACCTTTCAGAAAGCGATATCCATGAAACATTCTCTCCGACGCGCCATCGCTACCTCCTTGTTATTCGCACTCGGGAGTTGGGCAGCCCTTCCAACGGCATCTTCCGCATTGGGACAGCAAGCCCCTTCCTCCAATGGGAATGGCAATTTTGTGATCGGGCCTGAGTACACGTTGGCTTCGGACTTGACGGATCAAGGAAATCCGAAGGGGAAGGCATTCGAGTTCTCGATGCCCCTCGAGGAAAGCAAGATCTTCAAAGGAGATGATAAGACGCTCGATGCTCGCAAAGAAGTACGAAAAGAGCGAAAGATTTTCGTCTATGTCCCGGCACAATATAAGGATGGCACGAAGGCCCCGGTGCTGGTGATCCACGATGGTCCTGGCCAATTGAACCTGGTGCGCAATGCGCTCGACAATCTGACGATCTCTAAAGATCCATCCAGGAAGCTGCCCCCATTCATCGCGATCGCCATTCAAAACGGAGGAAACGATGGCAAGGGAAGTCAGCGGGGGCTCGAGTACGATACGATGTCCGATCGCTTAGCGCGTTTCGTCAACGATGAAGTCTTTCCTGCTATCCTTAGCCATCCCGATATCAAGGCTGCTTACCCGGGTATCGCGATCACGGACGATCCATGGGGAAGAGGGGTTTTGGGATGCAGCTCGGGTGGTGCAGCGGCATTGACGATGGGATGGTTTCGGCCCGATCTATTCCGTCGCTTGATCACTTACTCGGGTACCTTCGTTGACCAGCAGGACGACGATGCACCGGAGGAGGCCCAGTATCCGCTCGGCGCTTGGGAATACCATTCCAGCATGAAACTGATCCAAAACTCGGAAAAGAAACCGCTTCGCATTTTCACCCATGTCGCCGAAAACGATCTTCGTGCCAAAGATCCTGAAGAAACGTATCACAATTGGGTGATGGCCAACGAACGGACAGCGGCGGAACTGAAGGCCAAGGGCTACGACTACCGATATGTCTTCAGCAAAGCGACGAAACACTGCGATCGCAAGGTTTTCGAGCATACGCTAGCCGATACTCTCGTCTGGATGTGGCAAGACTACAAAGCCGCTGCGCAATAACTGCAACAGGTATCGACGGAGTTTGCCGCAAAGGAATGAAAGGCTCAAATCGTGAATCGATCGAACCTCCTAACATGGCTTGCAGAGTGCACCGGCGATGATGTCTGGTCGATCGACTACTGCCGTCAGGTAGGAATTCCCGATGCTTGGATCCTCGATCTGAGCGAGATCTACGAAAGCGGGTTTAAATCACCCGGCGAGATGCTGTACCGGCATGGGAATCGAATCCATCAATATCGAGGGATACGCGATTCGGACTTGGCGAAACGCATCGCCCAACAATTGGGATTAACCGTAGAACCAATCGAGAGAGCAGCGTTATCGCATAGCGATCTGGTCCGGCGAATCAAAGAGGCCGTGGAAGAAGAGTGATCGCTAGAAGAAACAGACAGTCAAACAATCGAGAGAATGGAATCGATTGTTTGACTGCTGTCACATGTGTATCGAATTACAGGAGATTCCCTAGACCGACGATAGCGATCTCGACAGTAAATGGACCATGGGGAGATTGGAATCGAAGCATTTCAACGTGGGCCCCCTGGTCGAAGGAAATCGAGTGATTCTTTCCAACCACTACCGTTGGAAGCCCCAACGCGATGCCTTCGATTCCCATCTTATCTTTGCTGGATCCCCCAATCATATTCGTCAGTTCACCGACTGTGTCGATGACTTCCGCGGTGATGGATTCGGGTCGTTCGCCGAGAAATGCCTCGGCTGCAGCGATGGCCATTTCCGCGGAGATACTGACCACGACCGAGCCTCGGATCGCACCGGAGACTCCCACGATGCCACTGCATTCATGGCGAGTCGCGGACGCATCATTGGTCGCAAACCCGACTAGGTCGACCTCCCAGCTCAGCATGCGGCTGAATACTTCTTTCGTGCACTTGATAAACGGGGCAAGAAATCGTTTCTGTGCTTCCGAAAGTCCGGTTGCTTGTGGGCGCTGCGTGGTAGTCGACACGAAGAATTCCTTATAGAGAGCTTCTTAGGTGGGGAGTTAAACCGTGACAAACTTATCCAGTTTGGCACGCAGATCGTCCGCCTCGAATGGTTTCGTCAAGTAATCGTTGACACCCGCTTGAATCGCCGCGATGACTTGGCTCTTCTGTGCTTCGGTCGTGACCATAATGATGGGGACCGTCGAGCCAAGTGCCCGGATCTCGGTTACCACATCGAGCCCGCTTTTGTTGGGCATGTTCCAATCGGTGAGAATCAAATCCACCGGTTCATTTTTATAAGCGTCAATCGCTTCTTGGCCATCGGCCGCTTCAACGATTTCTGTCACTCCGACCGCGTTGAGAGATCGAATGATAATCTTCCTCATGATGCCAGAATCGTCTGCAACTAAAACTTTCATGCGTTACCCCGTTCTCTATTCCCAAATATTGGTCGCGTGCAGGACTTGAAGCAATCCTGCCATTTCGTTGAACGAACTACTGTTGGTTACCGGTTGGTTTAGTCAAATAAACTGTTCTCAGATTTCCGTAGGATCGGATTCCCTCACGCGTCGAGAGGTCCGTTGCATCCGGTAGAAGTCGCACTATCCATATAATCAACACGAAAGGGTCCGCCCTCCCCAACCAGGAGGGCGTTTTCACACGGTGCGTGGATCTGAAGCAGCGAGCGAGTGTTCGGCTTTCTCTCGCGAAATCGCACAGACACGACGTATCCAATCCGGCGGCGGAAGGCAGGTTCAGGAAACTTTAATGAAACATCGGAAATGATCGAGTCAATTACATTCAGGTCTGTTAAAGCCTGCGGGGAAAGCACGACTGATTCGGCTGTTAGATACGACGAGGTAAATTCTGCATCGCAGGGAATTCTTGCCGTCTGGAGCAGCATTACCCATTTGGGAGGTTATTCTTCGGCATCGTGAGTTCCGTATGCCCCCTACGGCGTTAATGGATTGGATCCAGGTCGATCGTTCCCTCCTTTGCTACCTTTGCTGAGGTAGCAAAGGAGGGAACGCGAAGTGGATATAGCGTTTGAGTAGATATTGGGGGGCATAAACATGTTTCAAGATGATGAACTCATTCAGGACTTCGTAGTCGAGAGCAGCTCGCACTTAGCGGATATTGAAAGCCAGTTGTTGGAGATTGAGGCCGCTGGCGACAACATTGACATCGAGCTGGTCAATACCGTCTTTCGCGCCATTCACTCTGTAAAGGGCGCCGCTGGTTTCTTGAGTTTGGCAGTGATCAACTCGCTCGCTCACAGTCTTGAAAATGTTCTGAACATGATTCGCAACCGCGAACTGGTCATGAACAAGCGAATCGTGAATACGCTCCTTCGCGCTTCGGATCAGCTTCGATCATTGGTTGAACATGTCGAGTCGAGCAACGAAGTCGACGTGGGAAATCTGATTGAAGAATTGGATCGTATCCACCGCGGCGAAATGGAACTAGGAGATTCCGACGCTTTCGAAATGCTCGAAGAGTTGGTCGAAGAAGAGATGGCCTTGGAAGATAACGTTCCGGATATCGAATCGCAGCACGAGGAGATTATGAAAAACGTAGAAATTGCAGCCGCATTGCCCACGAAGGCACAAGCCGATCCCAAAACCGTAGCCGGCAGCACTTCTAAACCGAAAGCTACCGACTCCATCGTGCGTGTGAATGTCGCCGTCCTCGACCGACTCATGAACCTTGCTGGCGAACTGGTCCTCAGTCGAAACCAGCTCCTCGCCGCTGTGATTCGAGGTGGCAGAGAAGGTCTCGACACCGTAGCGGCTCGCGTCGATCAAGTCACCAGCGAGCTCCAAGAAACGATCATGCAAACACGCATGCAACCGATTGGAACGGTCTTCAATCGCTTCCCACGCGTTGTCCGAGATCTGAGCAGCAAACTTGGAAAAGAATGCGACTTGATCATCGAAGGGAACGAAGTGGAAGTAGACAAGACCATCGTCGAAGCGATGGGAGACCCGCTCACCCACTTGGTTCGAAACAGTATTGACCATGGCATCGAATCACCCGGAAAAAGAGCTACGGCTAGCAAACGCCCGATTGGAACGGTTCGGTTGCATGCCTTCCACCAAGCAGGGAAGGTCTGCATTCGGATCGAAGACGACGGCGCGGGAATGGATCCAGTCAAACTCAAGACGAAGGCTGTAGAGAAAGGGGTCATCGGGGCTGAACAAGCGGCAGTGATGACCGACAGCGAAGCGCTTCGCCTCATCTTCGCACCGGGATTCTCCACGGCAGCAGAAATCACCGATGTCTCAGGGCGTGGAGTCGGAATGGATGTGGTGAAAACGAACATCGAGCAATTGGGCGGTACTGTCGATGTGGAAAGCGAACTCGGGGTCGGTTCCGCGATCCATATCACGCTGCCGTTAACCCTAGCCATCGTCCCGTCGATGATTGTCAGCTGCGGTGGCGAGCGGTATGCGATCCCCCAAGCAAATATTGCCGAACTAGTGCGCGTCCCTGGTGCGGAAGTTGAGGAAAAGATCGGGAGAATCCATGGCGCAGAAGTTCTGCGATTGCGTGGCGCCCTCCTTCCTCTGATCCGCCTCGATGAAGCTCTAGGAGTCGTGCGTCCTGACGACTATCAATCGGAATCCCACGCAACCAGCATTCTCGTGCTGGAAACTGGGCAGATGCGATACGGACTGGTTGTCGACACCCTCCACGACAACGAAGAAATCGTGGTAAAGCCTTTGGGTAAACATGTCCGCGATCTTGGGTATTTGGCAGGCGCTACGATTCTGGGGGACGGATACGTCGCACTGATTCTCGATGCCGTGGGAATCGCCATGCACTGCAACCTTCGCAACGTGGACTCGGTCCTCGCCAGCGAACAAAAAGAAAGCAAAGTGGCGTCCGAAGTTCACCGATTGCTGCTGTTCGCAAATCATCCGGACGATCAATTTGCCATCCCGATGGCTATGGTAGCCAGAATCGAACGCATTCGGGCATCCGAGATTCGCGTGGTAGGCGGGCAAAACATTCTCGTGTATCGCGGAGCATCGCTCCCCATACTGCGACTCGAACAGAACATCTCGGCGTTGTATCCGGATAAAGAAGAACAGAACTTGTTTGTGATCATCTTCAAAATCCAAGACCGAGAGATCGGGCTGGCCGCACCAACCCTTCGAGATATTCGCGATATCGAAATGCTGATCGATTCGAAAACGCTCCGAGAGCCCGGTGTTCTCGGAACGGTTATCGTCGACGACTCCCCGACCCGAGTTCTGGATCTCATCGAGCTAGTCCGAATTCGCTATGCAGATTGGTTCCAATCCGAACCGTCCACCCAAACCGGAAAGTCCATCCAGCCCCCCTCGGTGTTGCTCGCGGAAGATTCCGATTTCTTCCGAAATCACGTGACACGAACTCTCGAAAGCGAAGGAATAAAGGTCGTGGGTGCGGTCGATGGACTAGATGCCTGGGAAAGTCTCCAATCCATGGTAAATGAGATCGATGTGATTGTCACAGACATCGAAATGCCCCGCATGAATGGACTTGATTTTGCCAAAGCGGTGAGAGCGGATGACGCCACATCCCGATTGCCGATCATCGCCCTGACCAGCCTCGCAGGAGATGATGATCGAGATCGTGGTACCAAGGCCGGTATCAACGAATACCAAGTGAAAATGGATCCCGCGCGTCTGATCGATGCTGTGAAGCGTCTAGCAGCGGCATCAGTCTAAGGTTCTTATTGCGTGCCAACAAAGGTCGCCGACGAGGTAATCATGAACAATCCCATCCTATCCAGCTCCAAAGCCGTTCAGTACACGACATTCTTCTGCAACCGGGCCGTCCTCGGCTTGGATATCTCCTACGTGCAAGAGATCAATCGAACCGTCAACTTAACACGTGTTCCACTCTCGCCACCTTGCGTTCGAGGAGTGATGAATTTGCGAGGTGAAGTCGTGACCATGCTGGACCTGAGAATCCTAATGGGTCTACCTGCGGGTGAGCCATCCAAGCTTTCTCGGAACCTGATCCTGAAATACGAAGGAGAGGTTTTTGGGCTCTGGGTGGATGGGGTCGCCGATATTCT includes these proteins:
- a CDS encoding chemotaxis protein CheW, which codes for MFQDDELIQDFVVESSSHLADIESQLLEIEAAGDNIDIELVNTVFRAIHSVKGAAGFLSLAVINSLAHSLENVLNMIRNRELVMNKRIVNTLLRASDQLRSLVEHVESSNEVDVGNLIEELDRIHRGEMELGDSDAFEMLEELVEEEMALEDNVPDIESQHEEIMKNVEIAAALPTKAQADPKTVAGSTSKPKATDSIVRVNVAVLDRLMNLAGELVLSRNQLLAAVIRGGREGLDTVAARVDQVTSELQETIMQTRMQPIGTVFNRFPRVVRDLSSKLGKECDLIIEGNEVEVDKTIVEAMGDPLTHLVRNSIDHGIESPGKRATASKRPIGTVRLHAFHQAGKVCIRIEDDGAGMDPVKLKTKAVEKGVIGAEQAAVMTDSEALRLIFAPGFSTAAEITDVSGRGVGMDVVKTNIEQLGGTVDVESELGVGSAIHITLPLTLAIVPSMIVSCGGERYAIPQANIAELVRVPGAEVEEKIGRIHGAEVLRLRGALLPLIRLDEALGVVRPDDYQSESHATSILVLETGQMRYGLVVDTLHDNEEIVVKPLGKHVRDLGYLAGATILGDGYVALILDAVGIAMHCNLRNVDSVLASEQKESKVASEVHRLLLFANHPDDQFAIPMAMVARIERIRASEIRVVGGQNILVYRGASLPILRLEQNISALYPDKEEQNLFVIIFKIQDREIGLAAPTLRDIRDIEMLIDSKTLREPGVLGTVIVDDSPTRVLDLIELVRIRYADWFQSEPSTQTGKSIQPPSVLLAEDSDFFRNHVTRTLESEGIKVVGAVDGLDAWESLQSMVNEIDVIVTDIEMPRMNGLDFAKAVRADDATSRLPIIALTSLAGDDDRDRGTKAGINEYQVKMDPARLIDAVKRLAAASV
- a CDS encoding chemotaxis protein CheW: MNNPILSSSKAVQYTTFFCNRAVLGLDISYVQEINRTVNLTRVPLSPPCVRGVMNLRGEVVTMLDLRILMGLPAGEPSKLSRNLILKYEGEVFGLWVDGVADILTIENAHIAPPPSNLSMTESRLIRGVYQSEKGLVMLIEPKELLNTSLNMARSAA